One Capsicum annuum cultivar UCD-10X-F1 unplaced genomic scaffold, UCD10Xv1.1 ctg78511, whole genome shotgun sequence genomic window carries:
- the LOC107862163 gene encoding uncharacterized protein LOC107862163, giving the protein MNRCGYQQSAFCVGVGEMRRGDISVSGGLVCPKPRRSGICNSSYVYAADEPIKPSSRFLQINNQQPEACDLKAGTELLDIILSKGNYDVETPNFDMASSPPFFFGSPPSRASNPLIQDSQFSNNNFVPILAIPEGAATSAAPSPPQPSASARKSGGGCSPMKFGIKPAAVRIEGFNCRSSVSAVA; this is encoded by the exons atgaataggTGTGGTTATCAACAAAGTGCCTTTTGTGTTGGTGTTGGAGAGATGAGACGAGGAGATATATCTGTGTCTGGTGGTCTTGTTTGCCCCAAACCTCGCCGGAGCGGGATCTGCAATTCTTCTTATGTTTATGCTGCTGATGAACCTATCAAACCTTCTTCTCGGTTCCTGCAAATCAA TAATCAGCAACCGGAGGCTTGCGATTTGAAAGCCGGAACTGAACTTCTGGATATCATCCTCTCCAAG GGAAATTATGATGTGGAGACGCCCAATTTTGATATGGCTTCATCTCCACCTTTCTTTTTCGGGTCTCCACCCAGCAGGGCTTCGAATCCCCTGATTCAGGATTCCCAGTTCAGCAACAACAATTTTGTTCCTATACTAGCAATTCCAGAAGGAGCAGCTACATCTGCAGCACCTTCTCCACCACAACCCTCCGCATCCGCTCGTAAGAGCGGAGGAGGCTGCTCCCCGATGAAGTTCGGGATCAAGCCAGCGGCTGTGAGGATTGAAGGCTTCAATTGCCGCAGCAGCGTCTCTGCTGTAGCTTAG
- the LOC107865873 gene encoding uncharacterized protein LOC107865873: MDIDVNMDIRACTMLREFHLDCWKFPEGLDPEDFCLNFPHLETLLLGPYQTLKPIKISAPTDASKNLESSNLVLVPKIDEVNRDWFHKLRSHLENFSNYDATLDLRLRDERKTSPREHPRSKPGGRVPSQPLHHIKYQQEYLMRYIIDNLLWMSHPNTLTLSVPTSFAAPLAQEVSKQLYGGQSYLIPLLVGGGKS, from the exons ATGGATATTGATGTAAACATGGATATTCGTGCTTGTACAATGTTGCGGGAATTTCACTTGGATTGTTGGAAATTTCCTGAGGGTCTTGATCCTGAAGATTTCTGTTTGAATTTTCCTCATCTTGAAACGTTGTTACTTGGCCCTTACCAGACATTAAAGCCTATCAAAATTTCAG CTCCAACTGATGCTTCAAAGAATTTAGAGAGCAGCAATCTGGTATTGGTTCCTAAAATTGATGAGGTGAATAGAGATTGGTTCCACAAACTGAGAAGTCATCTTGAGAATTTTAGCAACTATGATGCAACATTGGACTTACGCCTACGTGATGAG AGGAAGACAAGTCCACGCGAACATCCAAGGAGCAAGCCAGGTGGTCGAGTTCCATCACAGCCGTTACATCATATCAAATATCAACAGGAATATTTGATGAGATATATAATTGATAACTTACTTTGGATGTCTCATCCAAACACATTGACTCTATCAGTACCGACTAGTTTTGCTGCTCCACTTGCGCAG GAAGTAAGCAAACAGTTGtatggtggacagagttacctgatacctttgctggtgggaggtggcaagAGTTAG